The genomic window GCTTCTTGGTGGGTGTCGGAGCGTCGTTGGGCAGGAGGCGATAGTCCGGGTTCAGGATGATGAGCTGTCCGGAGCGCGTACCGACGATCCCGTCGATGACGACACGCGCACCAGGCTCGATGCCGGCGATGTGTCGCCGTCCCAGGAAGACGACCGTGATGCGGCCCGTCCCGTCGGTGATCGTGCACTCGAGCGTCGGCTGACCGGCCCACGGCTGCACCCGGAGGGCGTGCACGCGACCGGCGATGCGGACCCGTTGCCGCTCGCGCACCGTGTCGATCGGCACCGCACCCTCGACCTGAAGCTCGGGCTTCGGGCGCTCGGCCTCGACGGGGGCCGTGGGCCGCCGACGAGGGATCCGGGGTCGGCGGTGATGCGGGGACGGCGTGACCCGGTTCTGACCGAGGTGGAACGGAACGATGGTGACGTTGGCGTGCGGCAGCTCGCTGATGACCGCGGCCATCGTGTCAGCCGTCCGGTCGTGGAGCCACCGGTGCCAGAAGCGGTTGTAGTCGCGCCGAGGAAGGAGCACCGTGGCCTCGGTCTCGCCGTCGGCGACGACCTCGGCGACCACGTCGAGCGCGGCGCGGGCGATCCTCCGATCTGGGATCTCGAGGAGGTCCAGCGGGAGCTGGGTCAGCCCGAGGCGACGCCAGTTGACGGCGAGGTCCTCGGTGCGGACGGGGTCGAGGTCGAAGTGGACCGCGCGCAGCTCATCGGGCATGAGCGTGCGCGCGTACTGGATGGCTCGGGCCGCGGCCAGGTCGAGCGTGTCAACGAACACGATCACGACGTGGCGGCGCAGGATCGGAGCCTCCGCCGCCTGTGGGGCGTTCTCCTCGAGCTCGACGGCCTCGGCCTCGTACTGCTTGTTCAGGCGCGTCAAGCCGTAGACCATGATCGGGACGAGCACGATGATGACCCAGGCGCCCAGGATCGAGCCCGCCGGCTTGAACTTGGTGATCGCGATGATCACGTCGACGGCCCCCGAGAGCACCGCTCCCGTGGCGTTGATGAAGAGGCCCTTGCGCCAGCCCGGTTCCTTGAGCCGCACGTGGTGTCTCGCCATCCCGGCCTGCGAGAGCGTGAACGACGTGAACACGCCGATGGCGTACAGCGGGATGAGGCGGTCGACCTTGGCGTCGGTGATGACGACCAGCACGATCGACGCCGCCGCCAACGCGATGATGCCGTTCGAGAAGACGAGGCGATGGCCGCGCTTGGTGAGCTGGCGGGGCATGAAGTTGTCGCCGGCGTGGAAGCTGGCCAGGCGGGGGAAGTCGGCAAAGGACGTGTTGGCCGCGAGGATCAGGATCAGCGTCGTGCCCGCCTGGAGGCAGTAGTACAAGGCGTGGCCACCCGGGCCGCCTCCGAAGACGACCTTGCCGATCTGGGAGATGACGGTCGGGGTGCCCTTGGCGTAGGGCGCGACGTGCATGTGGGCGGCGAGCAGCGACAGCCCCAGGAACATGGCGCCGAGCGTGGAACCCATGATGACCAGCGTGGTGCGGGCGTTCCGCCACTCGGGGACCCGGAACGCAGGGACCCCGTTCGAGATGGCCTCGACCCCGGTGACGGCGGCCCCGCCGGAGGCGAAGGCGCGGAGCACGACGAACAGCGTCGCCCCCATCAGGAAGCCACTGCCGCCGTGGCCGATGTGCACCAGGCCCGGGTGATGGAGCGACTCGACGGGTAGGTGTCCGAGCATCAGCTTGCCGATGCCGATGCCCAGCAGCGCCAGCATCGAGAAGATGAAGAAGTACGTCGGCACTGCGAACAACCGCCCCGACTCGCGGACGCCTCGGAGGTTGCCGAAGGCGATGAAGAGGATGAAGAACACCGAGAGCGGCACCGCGTACGGGGCCAGCGACGGCGAGACCGAGGTGAGCGCCGCCGTGCCCGCGGCCACCGACACCGAGACGGTGAGCACGTAGTCGGTGAGCAGCGCGACACCAGCGACTTGGGCCGGCAAGAGCCCGAAGTTGTCGCGCGTCACGATGTAGGCGCCGCCCGCGCTCGGGTAGGCCTTGATCGTCTGTCGATACGAGAGGATCAAGAAGGCCAGCACCACGAGCAGCACGATCGTGATGGGCATCACGAGCGCGAAGGCGGCGATCCCGACGAAGGGAACCAGGTGGGTGAGGATCTGCTCGGTCCCGTAGGCGACCGAGGAGAGGTTGTCCGAGGCGAAGACGGCCAACGCGGTCGGCTTGCCGAGACGCTCGTGGACGAGCTGCTCGGTGTTCAGTGGCGGGCCGAGCAGCCGGTTCTTGATCCGATACCCGAGGGTCTCGGGTACGTCATAGGAGGTGGGCACCGGCCGCGGCCCGGGGAGCGTCGTCGGGTCGGGCGTCCGAAGGTCGGCTTCGGTCTTCATGAGTCTCCTGGACGGGTCGGGACGCCGCGGCGCCGTCGCGGCGAGTCTTGCATCATCGAAGGCCGGGCCGGACTCGGGTGTGCCAGGATCGACGGGTGCACATCGTCGTCGTCGGGTGCGGGAGGGTGGGCTCCGGGTTGGCCGTCGCGCTCGAGGGAGACGGCCACAGCGTGGCCATCATCGACAAGAACCCGGCCGCCTTCCGCCGGCTCCCACCGGGATGGAGCGGCCGGGCCGTGCACGGCTTCGGCTTCGACCGGGACCACCTCGAGGCCGCCGGCGTCCACGACGCGACCGCCCTCGCGGCGGTCACGAGCGGCGACAACTCCAACATCCTGGCCGCCCGCATCGCTCGCGAGACCTACGAGGTCCCGCGGGTGGTAGCCCGCATCTACGACCCCCGCCGGGCCGTGATCTACCAGCGCCTCGGGATCGCAACCGTTGCCACCGTCACGTGGACCACGGACCAGGTCATGCGTCGACTCTTCGAGGACAACACGGTCACCGAATGGTCGGAGCCCAGCGGGGAGGTCGTCCTCGTGGAACGGTCCTTGCCCGACGCATGGGCCGGTCGCAGCTTGGACAGCCTCGCCGACGACGCCCGGTTCCGGCTGGTGTCGGTGACCCGCGCCGGCCATGCGGCGCTCGCGACCCAGGGTCTCGTCGGGCAGGAAGGCGACCTCTTGCATGTCGCGGTTCGCAAGCAGGACATGGACGAGCTGACGCGAGTGCTCGCGAATCCACCGACGACGCCTGGTCACTGACATGAAGGTGGCGATCGCCGGTGCGGGGAACGTCGGGACATACATCGCGGGCGACTTGCGCGAGGCCGGCCACGACGTGCTCCTGCTCGACAAGAACCTGGACTTGGTCAACCGCTGTCGTCCGACCCTCGACGTCGAGTGGGTCGTCGCCGACGCCTGCGAGGTCAGCTCCCTGCACGCGGCCGGGGTCGAGGGTACCGATGTGATGGTCGCCGCGACCGGCGACGACGAAGACAATCTCGTGATTTCGTTGCTCGCCAAGCAGGAGTTCGCGGTTCCGAGAGTGGTGGCCCGGATCAACCACCCGAAGAACCAGTGGCTCTTCAACGAGGCTTGGGGGGTCGACGTGTCGGTGTCGACTCCCCACCTGCTCAGCGCCCTGGTGGAGGAAGCAGTCTCGGTCGGCTCGCTGGTGCGGCTGCTGCAGTTCCGCGGTGGCCAAGCCCGGCTCGTCGAGGTGACGCTGGCTGAGGGCTCGCCCGCAGCCGGCCTCAGCATCGCCAACCTCGGTGTTCCCCGCGACGCCACCGTGGTCGCGATCGTTCGCGAGGGCCACGTCGTCGTGCCGCGCGGCGATACGGTCGTGGACGTCGGTGACGAGGTGCTGGTCCTGGTGACCCCAGAGTCGGAGGACCCGGTTCGGGCCATCCTGATCGGGGCCTGAGCGCGCGACGACCACAGGCCGCGCGGCACGAGCCGAACGCGATTACGGACGCGCCGGATTACGATCCGGTGAGTGAAATCGTCAGTGGCGTCGATGTTCTCACGAGCGAGGACAGGACGACGGTGGATGAGCACCGTCAGATCCCGGCTGCCCTGAGCGAACGCTTCGGGCTGAAGGACCTCGCCGTTGCCGTCGTGGGTCCTGTCGCGGTGGCCGTGGTCGTTCTGCCCTTTCGGGACCAGATCCGCACGCCCAACGTCGCGCTCGTGCTCGTCCTGGCCGTGCTCGTCGCGGCCATCGTCGGCGGTCGACTCGGCGGGGCGATCGCCGCCGTCGTCGCCGCGGGCTCGTTCGACTTCCTCTTCACGCGGCCCTACTACTCCCTCTCGATCAACAACGGGGACGACGTCCAGACCTTCGTCCTCTTGCTGGCGGTGGGGCTCGTCGTCGGGGAGATCGTCGCCCGCAGCCGCCGGAGCTACGCCGTCGCTCGCCGAAGTCGTCGGGAGGCCGAGCACCTGCGGCGCCTCGCTGAGCTGGCGGCCGGCGGCGAGTCGGCCGGGCGGCTGGTCGCCGTGGTGCAGAACGAGCTGACGACGATCCTCGACCTCAAGAGCGCTCGATTCGAGCGTCCCCCGTTCCGCAGCGCGCTTCCCCAGCTCCGGCACCGCGGTGTTCGCGTCGACGTGGGGGCGCCCGACGATCACGCCTTGAAGAGTCAGCTGGAGCTGCCTGTGCGTGGGGGCGGCCGCCTCGTCGGGCGGTTCGTCCTCACGATGGCCGCCGACGGCAGCGGGATCCAGCTCCCGGCCGAGAGCCGGGCCCTCGCGGTTGCGCTCGCGGACCAGCTCGGCGCCGCCCTCGTGAGGAGTGGCGAGGGCAACGAGTGACCCCGCGCCCGATGATGGGCCAGGGAGGCGGGTCACGGGGGAGCGAGCGCGCCGAGGATCCGAGGCTCGATCGCAGCGATCGTCTGCGCTGAGGGTCGCTGGCCGTTCCGAGCGTCCACGAGGTAGAAGGTGTCGACGACCTCGTGGCCGAGTGTGGCGATCTTGGCGAGGCGGATGTCGAGCCCGGCGTCGCGGAGCGCGCCGGCGATCCGGTAGAGCACCCCCACGCCGTCGGGAGCTCGGACCTCGACGATGGCCGCTGTCGGTGACTCCTCCCCGTGGACGAGGACTCGTGGCGCCGCGGGCTGGGCGGCGGTCGGGAGCCGCAGACGGCCATACGCGCGAGCCCGCTCGGCCAGGCGGCCGTCGAGGTCGAGTCGGTCCTCGACGGCGGCCGCGAGTTCATCCGCGAGCTGAGCCGCTTCGACCGGCTTGCCGAACGCGGGTTCGACCTCGAACTCGGCGACGGCCACGTCGGGGCTGGACGCGGCGCGGGCGGAGCGGACGTCCTGACCGTGGAGCGCCAGGAGGCCGACGCTGGCCGCGAACAGCCCGGGCCGGTCGCGGCCGACCACTCGGACGGTGCCATCGCGCACCTCCACCGTCGGCTGCAGAGGGGGTGGGCCCGGCGGCGGCTCGATGGTTGGACCCGGGTGGCCTCGCTCGGTCGGAGCCCCGAGGTGGGCTCGCACGCCCTCGACGAGATCGCCGACGAGGGTCGCGCGCCACGGGGTCCACGCGGTCGGGCCCGTCGCGAGGGAATCGGCTTCGGTGAGGGCGTGGAGCAGCTCGAGGGTCGTGACCGAGCCGACCTCGGCCGCGACGGCCTCGAGCGTCGCGGGATCCGCGAGGTCACGGCTTGTCGCCACCATCGCGAGCAGGAGGTGCTGGCGAACGAGCTGCGCGAGGAGCTCGACGTCCTCGGGATCGAAGCCCATACGGCTGGCGATGGTTCGGACGAGTCCGACCCCAGCGTCGGTGTGGTCGCCGGGGTAGCCCTTGCCGAGGTCGTGCAGAAAAGCACCCACGAGAAGGAGGTCCGGCCGTTCGACCCGACGGGTGAGGGCGGCGGCCCGCGCGGCGGCCTCCATGAGGTGCCGGTCGACCGTGAACTGGTGGAAGGCGTTGCGTTGCGGGCGGCTGCGCACCGGCTCCCATTCAGGGATCAGGCGGGTGACGAGGTCGTCCTGATCGAGCGTCTCGAGGACCGGGACGACCTCCCGCCCTGCACCGAGGAGCGAGACGAAGGCCTCGCGCGCGTCGTCGGGCCAGCGATCCGTCAGCGCGGGGGAGCGCGCGGCCAGCTCGTGTCGCGTCGCCCGCTCGATCGGGGCGCCGACGTGCGCCGCCGCCGCGGCGATCCGGGGGAGCGTCGCGGCGTCGCTGCTCAGGGCGGGGTCGAGGAGCGTCACCTCGCGGTCGCGGAGCACGATGCCGCGTCCCAACTCGATGTCGCCGCCGGCCGACGACCGCCGCGGGGGTCCCTCGATCCAGGATCGGACTCGCTGCCATGCGTCGTCGGTGTGCCACGCGATCACGCGGGCGGCCATCGCGACCCGACGCATGAGCACGTCCGCGTCCGGATCTCCGAGCTGGCTGGCGACCTCGTCCTGTTGCTCGAGGCCCAAGGTGTTCGATCGGCGGCTCGTGACGCGCTGGAGCGCGACGCGGACCTCGAGGAGCGTTTCGCGGGCTTGGATCACGGCCCCGTCGAAGCTCACGACGTCGGTCGCCGCCGCGACGGCAGCCAGCGTCGTGACATCCCGCAGCCCTCCGTGACCCTCTTTGAGGTCGGGCTCGAGGAGGAACGCCACGTCGCCGGCGGTGGCGTGGCGCGCCGCCGTCGCCCGGTCGAGGGCCGGGAGTCGCCGAAGGGCGTGCTCGCGCCAGGCGGCGTGGATTCGCTGGATCAGGGCGTCGCCGAGGGCCTCGTCGCCGACCACGACCCGGGCGTCGAGGAGCCCGACCGCCACCCGCAGGTCGTCGTGGGCTCCCGCCAGCGCCTGCCGGAGCGTTCGGACGCTGTGGTCCACCCGTAAGCCGACGTCCCAGAGCGGGTACCAGAGGCGGTCCGCCACGTCGGCGACCTCGTGGCGGCCCTCGTGCAGGAGCAGGATGTCGAGGTCGCTGCCCGGGCACAGCTCGCGGCGGCCGTAGCCGCCGACGGCGACGACGGCGAAGCCGGGCTCGTCGGGCACGAGGTCGCGGACCCACTGGTCCACCAGCGAGGCGTAGGAACGGCCGAAGGCACTGCCCCGCAACGAGCGGTCGCGGAGCAGTGCCTCCAGCCTGGGCTCAGAGTGCGTCCGAACCGGCCTCTCCGGTGCGGATCCGCACCACGGTCTCGATCGGCATGATCCAGAGTTTGCCGTCTCCGATCTTGCCGGTGCGAGCCGTGCTGATGATGGCGTTCGCCACCTTCTCCGCGTCGCCGTCGTCGACGACGACCTCGACGCGGACCTTCGGCACGTAGTCCACCGTGTACTCGGCTCCCCGGTACACCTCGGTGTGCCCACGTTGACGGCCGTGCCCCCGCGCCTCGGAGATGGTCATCCCCGAGACATCGAGCGCCCGCAGCGCGTCGGTGACCTCCTCGAGCTTGAAGGGCTTGATGATTGCAACGATCAGCTTCACAGCCCCTCCAGTCAGCTGAGGTCGGTGGTGGTGGACGATGGTGCCGGACCGGCCGTCCCGACGGGCATCGAGGCCGGGATCCCTGGGTGCTCCTCAGTCTTCAGCACGAAGTCCGGGTAGCAGACCTGGCCGAACTCGCCCTCGTCGGTGCCGGCGATCTCGACCTCCGGCGACACCCGGATCTTCATGAAGCGCTTGGCCACCGTGAAGATCAGGAACGTCACTCCGAAGGCCCAGCCGAACCCGACTCCGGCGTCGATGACCTGCGCGAGGAGTTGGTTCGCGCCGCCACCGTAGAAGAGCCCGACCACCGCATGCGGGATGCCGTTCCACCCAACCGCCTTGTCGGGGTACGTCCCGTCGGCCAGAAGGCCTACCGAGAGGAGGCCCCACACGCCGCAAAAGCCGTGGACGGCGATCGCACCGCAGGGGTCGTCGATCTTGCAGCGCCGGTCGAGGAACTCGACCGCGTACACGACGACGAACCCGGCGACGACCCCGATGACCACGGCTCCGGCTGGTGACACGAAGGCGCAGGGCGCCGTGATCGCCACCAGTCCAGCCAGCATGCCGTTACAGGTCATCGAGATGTCGGGTTTCCCCCACTTGGCGTTGGTCCAGGCCATGGCCACAACCGCGCCGGCCGACGCCGCAAGGAGCGTGTTGACGGCCACGACCGAGATCCGCAGGTCGGTCGCCCCGAAGGTCGACCCCGGGTTGAAGCCCATCCACCCGAAGGTGAGGACCAGCGTCCCGATCACCGCGTACCCCAGGTTGTGGCCGGGGAAGGCCCTTGGTGTCCCATCCTCCTTGTACTTCCCGATCCGGGGACCCAGGATCATGGCGAGCGCAAGGGCCGTCCACCCCCCGGTGGCGTGCACCACACCGGAGCCGGCGAAGTCGACGGCGCCGTTACCCAGGTGCACGGAATGGCCGAGCTGCGACAGGAACCCGCCGCCCCACATCCAGTTGCCGTAGATGGGGTAGATGACGGCACCCATCGCGATCTCGGCGAGGATGAACCCGGCGAAGCTCACCCGCTCGGCGATCGCGCCGATGATGATGTAGCCGGCGGTCTCCATGAACACGACCTGGAACAGGAAGAACGCAATGACACCGACGTCGTAGCTGTTCCCGGACTGCAGGAAGAAGCCGCGCACGCCGATCAGGCCAGCGGTGCCGTGGCCGAAGATGCCGTTCAGCGGTGACGCGCCGCCGAGGTTGCTCACTGGTGAGATGCCGCCGAACTGGAACGCGAAGCCCACGGCGTAATACGCGAGCAGCGCGATCACGAACGACGACAAGTTCATCATCATCATATGGCCGGCGTTTTTGGCTCGTGTGAGGCCGGTCACGAGGAAGGCAAAGCCAACCTGCATGAACAGCACCAAGAAGCCCGTGATGAGCAGCCACACGAAGTTGATCGACACCCCGAGATGACCGGTGACGTTGGCAAGCTTGTTGATGCCTACCTGCGACAACGGCACCGTCTTCGGTCCGCCGTTCACGACGGCGTTGTCCGCTGCGACGCCGGTCTTCGTCCCAATCGGGTCGGCGTGGTGGCTGTAGGTGCTCACCGCGAACAGTGCGATGAACGTCAGCAGTGTCATCGCGACCAGTTTTTGGAACGTGGTCACGGTCGTTCCTCCCCTCCCGCCTCCAGGTGGAGGCGTCTCCCGGGCGCGGCTCCTCCACGCCGAGCCGGACGCTAAGAAGGCAGTGGGTCTCGGCCGTCTCCCGTCGATGAATCGACGGTTACGGAAATCCGTCGGATATCTGACGGCAAGCGCGAGGGCCGTCAGCCGCGGTTGAAGTCGATCAGCCCGCCCGAGCGGTGGTCCGCACCCGGCGACGACGGGCGACGGCCAGGTCGGCGAGATCACCGATGATGGCGGCGAGGCGGAAGTCCTTCGGGGTGTACACGGCCGCCACGCCCGCGGCCTTGAGCGCCGCCCGGTCGGCATCGGGGATGATCCCGCCCACGACCACGGGGGCGTCGACGCCGGCGTCGCGCAGGCGCCGCGTCGTCTCCGGCACGAGCTCGCGGTGGGAGCCCGAGAGGATCGACAGGCCGACCACGTCCACGTCCTCGTCTCGGGCCGCGGCGGCGATCTGCGCGGGGGTGAGGCGGATCCCTTGGTAGATCACTTCCATTCCGGCGTCACGGGCGGCCACCGCGAGCTGCTCGGCGCCGTTCGAGTGCCCGTCGAGGCCGGGCTTGGCGACGAGGAGCCGGAGCGGGCCGCCGAGCTCGGCGGCGGCGGCCTGGACCCGGTCCCGGACCGACCGCAGATCGCCGGTCGGCGGGCTCACCGCGGCCCCCACGCCGGTCGGCGCCCGGTACTCGCCGAAGATGTCACGGAGGGCGTCGGCCCACTCTCCGACGGTTCCCCCGGCCTGAGCCAGCGCGATCGTCGCCGGGACGAGGTTCTCGTCGCTCGCCGCGGCGCGGCGGAGGGTGTCGAGCCCGGTCCGGACGGCGGCGTGGTCGCGCTCCGCCCGCCACCGCTCGAGGTGCTCGACCTGGGCGGCCTCGGCGGCCGGATCGACGACCAGGATGTGCTCGGCGTCCTCGGTGACGAGCGGCGAGGCCGCGGTCTCGGTGAACGCGTTGACGCCGACGACGGTGAGCTCCCCGTCCTCGAGCCGCCGGCGACGCTCGGCGTGGCTCCGGACCAAGCGTCCCTTCATGGCGTCGATCATCTCGAAGGCACCGCCGCCGTCGAGGACCCACTGGAGCTCGGCCGCGGCCGCCTCCTCGAGCTCGGTGGTCTTGGCCTCGACGACGGTCGAGCCCTCGAAGAGGTCCGCGTACTCGAGCAGGTCGGTCTCGTACGCGAGCACCTGCTGGATGCGCAGCGACCACTGCTGGTCCCAGGGTCGCGGCAGGCCCAGCGCCTCGTTCCACGTTGGCAGCTGCACCGCCCGGGCCCGAGCGTCCTTCGAGAGCGTCACCGCGAGCGCCTCGAGCACGATCCGCTGCACGTTGTTCTCGGGCTGGGCCTCCGTGAGGCCGAGGGAGTTGACCTGCACCCCGTATCGGAACCGGCGCAGCGACTCGTCGGTGACGCCGTAGCGCTCGGCGGTGAGGCGGTTCCAGAGCCGTCCCATCGCCCGGAGCTTGCACATCTCCTCGACGAACCGGATCCCGGCGTTCACGAAGAACGAGAGGCGACCCACGACGAGCGGCAGCTCCTCGGGGCCGACCTGACCGGACTCGCGGACGGCGTCGAGGACCCCGAGCGCGGTGGCCAGGGCGTAGGCGACCTCCTGGACCGGCGTGGCCCCGGCCTCCTGGAGGTGGTACGAGCAGACGTTGATCGGGTTCCAACGAGGAGCGTGGCGGACGGCGTGACAGACGAGGTCGACGGTCAGTCGCCGCGACGGCTCCGGCCCGAAGATGTAGGTGCCGCGGCTCAGGTACTCCTTCACGATGTCGTTCTGGGTCGTCCCGGCCAGGCGAGCAGGGTCGTCGCCGCGCTCCTCGGCCAGCGCCAAGTACATGCCGAACAGCCACATGGCGGTGGCGTTGATGGTCATCGAGGTGTTCATCTCCTCGAGGGGGATCCCGTCGAAGAGGGTGCGCAGCTCGCCGAGGTGCGGGACGGGCACGCCCACCTTCCCAACCTCGCCGCGCGCGAGCGGGTGGTCCGGGTCGTAGCCAGTCTGGGTGGGCAGGTCGAACGCGACTGAGAGCCCGGTCTGGCCCTTCGCCAGATTGGTCCGGTACAGCTCGTTCGACGCGGTGGCGGACGTGTGACCGGAGTAGGTCCGCATGAGCCACGCCCGGTCCTTCATGGGCTCCATTCTCGCCGCTCCGGCGGCCGGCGACGACTCCCGAGGAGCGCCGGGGACCGCGCCCGGCGGGCGGGGGTCAGCGCCGGTACTCGTAGAACCCGGCCCCGGACTTGCGGCCGTAGCGCTCGGCGCTGACCATGCGGCGCAGCAGCGGCGCGGGCGCGTAGTTCGGTTCCTGGAACTCGGCGTAGAGGGCCTCCAGGATGGCCAGGCTGGTGTCGAGCCCCACGAGGTCGAGCAGCTCGAGCGGGCCCATCGGGAAGTTGCAGCCGCCCTTCATCGCCGCATCGATGTCGTCACGGCTGGCGACGCCGGCGTCATAGAGCTTCACGGCGTTGTTGAGGTACGGGAACAGGAGCGCGTTCACGATGAACCCGGCCTGGTCCCGGACGTCGACGACGGCCTTGCCGCACGCCTCGGCGAACGAGCGGGCGGTCCGGATCGTCTCGTCCGAGCTCGTGATCGCCCGGACCACCTCGACGAGCGCCATCACCGGCGCGGGGTTGAAGAAGTGGATCCCGCACACCCGGTCCGGCCGACCCGTCTCCATGGCGAGGTCGACGACCGGCAGCGTCGAGGTGTTCGTGGCCAGCACCGCCGGCTCGGCGCAGACGCGGTCGAGCTCGGTGAAGAGGTGCCGCTTCGTGGTCAGGTCCTCGATCACCGATTCGAGCACGAGGTCGCATTCGCCCAGCTCACCGAGGTCGGTGACGACCCGGAGGCGTTCCAGCGTGGCGGTCCGCTCGACGTCCTCGAGCGTGCCCCGGTCCACCTGCTTGGCGAGGGACTTCTCGATGCTGGCCGCGAGGGCATCGGCGCTGGACTGGGCCCGGCTGCGCACGACGACCTCGAAGCCGGCCTTCGCCGCCACCTCGGCCACGCCCGCCCCCATGATCCCGGAGCCGACGACCCCGACGCGCTTGACCTCCATGCCCTGGTCTCCTCCCTCGACGGGAAGGCGTCAGGTTACCGCCCGGTAGCAAGTCGTCGCAGGCGAAGGAGCCCGGCCCCGGCCAGCACCGGGCCGCCGAGCAGGAGCTTCGCGGCCGCGATCCAGAGCGTGACCGTCTCGCCGGCGTCCCCGGTGTCGACGACGAGCAGCACCGTGGCCAGCGCGACCCCGAGGACCAGGAGCGCGATCCCGGCCGCCACCGCCGCCCGCGCCCGACCCGAAGTCCGGAACAGCGGCTCTCGCGAGACGACGGGCGCGGCCGCGGCGGGCACCGGGCCCGGGCGATGCCGCCGGTCGTACGCGGCCCGGGCCCTCGGCCGGATGAGGGTCTGGTAGGCGAGGGTCAGGTCCTTGAACTGCTCGACGGCTCGGGCGTCCCCCGGGTTGCGGTCGGGGTGCAGGCGCTTGGCGCGGTCCCGGAACGCGGCCCCGATCTCGTCGGCCGTCGCCGTCGGCGGCACGCCGAGGACCTCGTAGAGGTCGCCTCGTCGCACGGTCACCGACGTCACGGCGCCAGTATGGGCCGCCGGCCCGACGGCCGCGAACGCGAGCCGCCTAGAGTGCGCTGATGGCGGCGGCCAAGCGCGCCGTGCGCGGGGTGGGGACGCTCGCGCTCATCGGCGGCGGCGAGTGGAGCGATGGCTGCCGTGGCTTCGACACGGACCTCCTGGCGGCCGCGCGAGCCGAGGAGGTCGTGGTCCTCCCGTCGGCCGCGGCGTTCGAGCATCCCGAGCGCGTCGCCGAGCGGGCGTCCGCGTACCTGGCCTCGCTCGGCGCCGCGGCCCGACCGCTCATGGTGCTGCACCGGGCCGAGGCCGAGGACGCCCAGGTGGCGGAGGTCGTGCGCCGGGCGCGCTTCGTGTACCTCTCGGACGGCTCGCCCCTGCACCTGCGGTCCGTGCTCAAGGACTCGGCGCTCTTCGAGGCCATGCTCGCCTCGTATCACGGCGGCGGCGTCCTCGCCGCGTCGGGCGCCGGCGCCACGCTGCTCTGCGACCCGATGGTGGACCCGCGCGGCGGCGCCTACACCGTCGGCCTGGGCCTGGTCGCGGGCCTGGCGGTGTTCCCGTACCACGGCAGCGCCGCCGACCACCTGCGCGAGCGCTCCATCGACTTGCTGCCCGACCGGGCCCGGCTCGTCGGCGTCGACGAGCAGACCGCGTTGGTGCGGGACCCGACCGGCACGTGGCGGGTCGCTGGCGCGGGCGCCGTCACGGTCTACGCGGGCCGCGACGTCGCCCGGTTCGCCGCCGGCGCGGTGGTCGAGGGGCTCGAGGGGCTGTAGGGCTAGCTGCTCGGCGGCGGGGCGCCGCCCGTCGTGATCCGGACCGCCTTGATCACGACCGGCGTCGTCGGCGGTCCGTCCCCGCTCGCGGGCGCGAACGACTCGATCTTCTTCGCCACCGCGAGCCCCTTCGTGACCCGGCCGATGACGGCGTAGCTGGCGGGGAGCGCCGCCCCCTGCGCGCCGGTCACGATGAAGAAC from Acidimicrobiia bacterium includes these protein-coding regions:
- a CDS encoding amino acid permease, translating into MKTEADLRTPDPTTLPGPRPVPTSYDVPETLGYRIKNRLLGPPLNTEQLVHERLGKPTALAVFASDNLSSVAYGTEQILTHLVPFVGIAAFALVMPITIVLLVVLAFLILSYRQTIKAYPSAGGAYIVTRDNFGLLPAQVAGVALLTDYVLTVSVSVAAGTAALTSVSPSLAPYAVPLSVFFILFIAFGNLRGVRESGRLFAVPTYFFIFSMLALLGIGIGKLMLGHLPVESLHHPGLVHIGHGGSGFLMGATLFVVLRAFASGGAAVTGVEAISNGVPAFRVPEWRNARTTLVIMGSTLGAMFLGLSLLAAHMHVAPYAKGTPTVISQIGKVVFGGGPGGHALYYCLQAGTTLILILAANTSFADFPRLASFHAGDNFMPRQLTKRGHRLVFSNGIIALAAASIVLVVITDAKVDRLIPLYAIGVFTSFTLSQAGMARHHVRLKEPGWRKGLFINATGAVLSGAVDVIIAITKFKPAGSILGAWVIIVLVPIMVYGLTRLNKQYEAEAVELEENAPQAAEAPILRRHVVIVFVDTLDLAAARAIQYARTLMPDELRAVHFDLDPVRTEDLAVNWRRLGLTQLPLDLLEIPDRRIARAALDVVAEVVADGETEATVLLPRRDYNRFWHRWLHDRTADTMAAVISELPHANVTIVPFHLGQNRVTPSPHHRRPRIPRRRPTAPVEAERPKPELQVEGAVPIDTVRERQRVRIAGRVHALRVQPWAGQPTLECTITDGTGRITVVFLGRRHIAGIEPGARVVIDGIVGTRSGQLIILNPDYRLLPNDAPTPTKKPARR
- a CDS encoding TrkA family potassium uptake protein produces the protein MHIVVVGCGRVGSGLAVALEGDGHSVAIIDKNPAAFRRLPPGWSGRAVHGFGFDRDHLEAAGVHDATALAAVTSGDNSNILAARIARETYEVPRVVARIYDPRRAVIYQRLGIATVATVTWTTDQVMRRLFEDNTVTEWSEPSGEVVLVERSLPDAWAGRSLDSLADDARFRLVSVTRAGHAALATQGLVGQEGDLLHVAVRKQDMDELTRVLANPPTTPGH
- a CDS encoding NAD-binding protein, which gives rise to MKVAIAGAGNVGTYIAGDLREAGHDVLLLDKNLDLVNRCRPTLDVEWVVADACEVSSLHAAGVEGTDVMVAATGDDEDNLVISLLAKQEFAVPRVVARINHPKNQWLFNEAWGVDVSVSTPHLLSALVEEAVSVGSLVRLLQFRGGQARLVEVTLAEGSPAAGLSIANLGVPRDATVVAIVREGHVVVPRGDTVVDVGDEVLVLVTPESEDPVRAILIGA
- a CDS encoding DUF4118 domain-containing protein translates to MDEHRQIPAALSERFGLKDLAVAVVGPVAVAVVVLPFRDQIRTPNVALVLVLAVLVAAIVGGRLGGAIAAVVAAGSFDFLFTRPYYSLSINNGDDVQTFVLLLAVGLVVGEIVARSRRSYAVARRSRREAEHLRRLAELAAGGESAGRLVAVVQNELTTILDLKSARFERPPFRSALPQLRHRGVRVDVGAPDDHALKSQLELPVRGGGRLVGRFVLTMAADGSGIQLPAESRALAVALADQLGAALVRSGEGNE
- a CDS encoding [protein-PII] uridylyltransferase, producing MEALLRDRSLRGSAFGRSYASLVDQWVRDLVPDEPGFAVVAVGGYGRRELCPGSDLDILLLHEGRHEVADVADRLWYPLWDVGLRVDHSVRTLRQALAGAHDDLRVAVGLLDARVVVGDEALGDALIQRIHAAWREHALRRLPALDRATAARHATAGDVAFLLEPDLKEGHGGLRDVTTLAAVAAATDVVSFDGAVIQARETLLEVRVALQRVTSRRSNTLGLEQQDEVASQLGDPDADVLMRRVAMAARVIAWHTDDAWQRVRSWIEGPPRRSSAGGDIELGRGIVLRDREVTLLDPALSSDAATLPRIAAAAAHVGAPIERATRHELAARSPALTDRWPDDAREAFVSLLGAGREVVPVLETLDQDDLVTRLIPEWEPVRSRPQRNAFHQFTVDRHLMEAAARAAALTRRVERPDLLLVGAFLHDLGKGYPGDHTDAGVGLVRTIASRMGFDPEDVELLAQLVRQHLLLAMVATSRDLADPATLEAVAAEVGSVTTLELLHALTEADSLATGPTAWTPWRATLVGDLVEGVRAHLGAPTERGHPGPTIEPPPGPPPLQPTVEVRDGTVRVVGRDRPGLFAASVGLLALHGQDVRSARAASSPDVAVAEFEVEPAFGKPVEAAQLADELAAAVEDRLDLDGRLAERARAYGRLRLPTAAQPAAPRVLVHGEESPTAAIVEVRAPDGVGVLYRIAGALRDAGLDIRLAKIATLGHEVVDTFYLVDARNGQRPSAQTIAAIEPRILGALAPP